DNA sequence from the Ruminococcus albus 7 = DSM 20455 genome:
CTGTCACGAGGAACTTCAATATCAACCTTACCCATACTGGTACGAAGAGTTTTCTTGCTGTGACCGTTACGACTGTTGTCGGTAGCCTTGTTCTTAACGTCATACGGCTCGTATCCAAGCTCGGAATCAAGCTCTGATTCAAGGCTACCTTCCATAAATCCGGCAAGTGCCTCCTTGAAAAGTTCCTGAATATCGTCCATGCTCTGAATATTCGCTGCCGAAAGAAAATCACTTATTAGCTCTCTTCTTGCTCGCTGCTCTTCTGTTTCATTTCTTCGTCTTCTGCTCATAATTAAAACCTCCAAAGTAGTGTCTCTTCTATTATACACTACTTTAGAGGTTTACACAAATTTTAGGATAGACTCGCACAGGCTGTGATTTTATAAATTTCAGCATTTCTATTATCCTTTGTGATATATTCATATAATTATAAATATTATACCACTGTTAAGTTTACTGCTCAATACTGATTTTGTCAAGATTTGTGAGATATTTTTTTAATACAGATGGAACTTCTTTGATTCATTTTGATGGATAGCTGTCATTCAAACCAATAGGGAATACCTGTTATATGTGAAAGAAAGTATGTTTGCAAATATAATATGTTTAAAAAGTGAAGTTCACTCTTTTCTTTGATAGTACTTCCCATTCACACTGCCGCCGTCTACTAGAATATCAACTCCTGTAAGATAACCATTACGCTCGTCAGCCGCCATAGCTATTGCAAATCCTAGTTCTTCCGGAGTTCCCATCCGTTTTTCAGCAGTGTATCTTAGCATAGATGAGCCCTCATTTTTCTCACATTCACCCATATCCGTAGCGATCAGTCCCGGGCTTAGTGAACATATCCGTATTCCACAACTACCATATTCAAAAGCTGATTTTTTTGCGTACCATATAACAAAATTCTTAGATAGGGCATACGCAAGTCCTGAACTCTTGTAGCTGTCCTTTACAAAGCGGCACATTCTTAGTAGTTTGACAAGAAATTTCGCCTCATCCTTTTCGGCAAGTGTATATATGCCTTTTGGGACCATAAATTTAGGGAGCTGATAAGCTGAGTTTGATGAAATGTCAACAATAACGCCTTTTTTCATTACCTTTGCAAACTCACTATTTACATATACCGTTCCGAGAGCATTTACTCTCAGTAACTTTTCAGGTTCAGCTATTGATGGTGAAAGACCTGCAGAATGGATCACATTTGTAACTTCGCCGAGGGATGCCGCATATCTCGCTAGTTCGTGTACCTGCTTTCTGTCAGATGTATCACAGGGCATGATATAAGTTTGCTTATCGTCGGCTTTCAATAATCTAGCTGCATTGTCGAGCTTTTGTATCGTTCTGCCGGAGAGCAGGAATATTCTGTCATTTGGCATAGCTTTTGCGGCTTCTAACCCCATTCCACTGCCACCGCCTGTTATCACACATACTTTCATATTTTAACTCATGCGATTTTCCCACTTGCTTTGAGCCATTTGATCTCATCGTGAATCGTTTCTCTGTATGATCTAGTTCGATATCCTAGCTCACGCTTTGCCTTTGAAGAATCAAAGTCGTTGTTCCTTGCAAGATTGTACACTGAAAATGTCTTCATAAGAGGCTTAACGCCTTTTCTTTTCGCACGCATTTCAGAGAGCCTTGCGATCATATTTGCGATTTGTATAGGCAGAAATGCCTTCGGCGCTTTGCAATTTGCTTCCTCGGAAACCAGTCGGCAAAACTCCTTGAAGCTGATCGCTTCGTTGCCTAAGATATAGCATTCACCCTGCCTTCCATTGTCAGCGGCTGCGATCATTCCTTCAGCAAGATCACGTACATCGCAGAGATTAAATGTTCCGCTGATACCCATTGGCATTTCACCGCCGATTATCTTAATGAGCGTTCCGGTTGTTTCTCCAACTGCAAAATCTTCCGGTCCCATGATTCCGCTCGGATGAACAACGCATGCATTCAGTCCTCGCTCTTTTACGGCATCCAGCACCGCCTGCGTCGCCATAGCCTTTGACATAGAATAGCAGCCTTCGACTTTGTCCTTGTCAAAAAAATCTACCTCGGTGATTTTCTTGCCTTTTGGTGTTTCTGGGATAGCGCCTGTACTGCTGCAATAGACGAGTTTATTACATTCGGGGTGTGCAAGACACATATCTATAATATTCTTCGTACCGCCAACGTTCACATCAATGACCTTCTGATTGAATGTCGGATCAACGGTCACGATACTTGCGATATGAAGCACTATGCTTTTCATGCCTTCGGGTACAGTAAAAAGCTTTTCGAGAGTTTCCCTGTCACAGAGGTCGCCTTGAACCACCTCTGCACTGTCAGGTATATATTTTGCAGCCGGATCATTTTGCGGGACGAGAGCTCTTACTTTTTCTCCACGCTCTATAAGCTTACGGCATACTGTACCGCCTAAAAAACCTGCTGCACCTGTAACAATATAGATCATTTTGCTCATAGCTATTTCTCCTTGAATATTTCTCAGGTTTTGTATTGATTTATATTAATCCTTCTCAGTCATACAGCTCGTGATACGGTGTTTGGCTTCATCGACAGTCTCTCCGTCTTTTGCGAGAAACGTGTCAACAAAGCCGTTCTCGATCTTCTTATAACCACCAACGACTGCTTTCTCAACAGCTTGGTATCCGCCTACTACTGTATTTTCTACCGACTTGTAGCCCTTAGTCACTGCTATTGCGATCTTATCATTGGTATCTGCTATCTTTGACATTGTAATTACCTCCGTTTAATTACATAGTTTTCTTTTTTATATCCGAATTTTACATCCGTTTTGTTGCTGTATGGTTTGAGTTTTGTTGCAGTAGTATTAAATTACGCCGATGTATCTTGAAAGACGCTTTGATATTTGGTATAATTACAAAAAGAAGATTTATGGAATGCCTTATCCATGAGTATCAGGGCACAGAAAAGTTACAAAAAGGAGGAATTACAATGATACATATTTTAGTAGTTGATGATGACAAAGATCTGAACCGTCTTGTTTGCAGTTATCTGAATGACAGCGGATTTTCGGCAAAGGGCTGTCTTTCTGTGGGTGATGCTTACAACGAGATGTATGCTAATCTCTACGACCTCATCATTTCAGATATTATGATGCCGAAAATGGACGGCTTTGAGTTTGCTGAAACGATCCGAAGACTGAATGCGAATATCCCGATAATATTTCTATCGGCAAGGTACGATCTGTCCGCAAAGGATAAAGGGTTCAGACTCGGCATCGACGATTATATGGTGAAGCCGGTGGAACTTGCAGAGCTGGATATGCGTGTTCGTGCACTTCTGCGACGTGCCAATATTGCAGAAGCGAAAAAGCTGACAGTGGGTGACCTGACACTGGACAGTGATGCTATGACAGGCACAGTAAACAGCGAGGAAATGCCATTATCTACAAGAGAATTCAATATACTGTTCAAGCTGCTCTCGTATCCGAACAAGACCTTTTCGAGAGCGCAGCTCATGGATGAATTCTGGGGCGTTGATTCTGATGCAAGTCTGCGGTCTGTTGATGTGTATATAACAAGGCTGCGTGATAAAACGGCAGCTTGCACAGGATTTGAGATCAAGACAATTCGTGGTATCGGCTACAAGGCGGTGCTGAAATGAAATATCAGAATATAGCAAAGACAGCGAGAAGCAGTCGTTTTCCGAAATCCATATTTTTCGGCTACTATGTTGCTTTGCTTTTGCTTTCGGGAGTGCATATCGGTATACTTGTGGGTATGCAGAAAGCATATTTTAACGAGATCATTGAAATTATCGTTCTTATGAGCTATTGGGCAATGGTGGCAGGAGGACTTACGCTGTATACTCGTCATCAGGTGCGAAAGACCTATGAACTGCCGATGATAAGGCTTGCAGATGCAGCAGCAAAAATAGCAAAGGGTGATTTTTCGGTTCGTGTCGAACCGATCAATGAACGTGAGAAATTTGACTATCTTGATTATATGATAGAGGATTTCAACAAAATGGCTTTGGAACTTGGTAGTATTGAAACGCTCCGTGTAGATTTTTTCTCAAATGTTTCCCATGAGATCAAAACGCCTATAGCTGTTATTCAGAATTCTGCAGAAATGCTGAAAAAGCCCGAACTGTCAGAAGAAAAACGACAGGAATATATTGACACTGTCACAAATGCTGCCAAACGCCTTAACAAACTTATCACTAACATCCTGAAACTCAACAAGCTTGAAAAGCAAAGCATAACCCCTAATGTCAGTGAGTTTGATCTTTGCGATCAGCTTGTGCAGTCGGCACTGCTGTTTGAATCGGTGTGGGAGGAAAAGAGCATCGAATTTGAAGTAGATATTTCAGACGAACGCAGAATCATCACCGCAGATGCGGAGTTACTTCCGATAGTATGGAACAATCTTCTTTCCAATGCATTCAAGTTTACAGAAAAGGGCGGAACGGTCACACTTAGGGAATACTCCGTAAGCGGAAAGATCATTGTCGAGGTTGAGGATACAGGCTGCGGCATGGACGAACAGTCGAAAAAGCACGTCTTTGATAAATTTTATCAGGAAGATACCTCACATTCTACTGAAGGAAATGGTTTGGGGCTTGCACTTGCCCTGCGTGTTTTGCAGCTCACAGGCGGTGAAATTGATGTAGTAAGTAAGAAAGGCAAAGGAACAAAATTTATCGTAACTCTGGTTGAATAACACAAAAGTGTATTTATTCTCAGGTGATTCGATGCGTAAAATTTTCTGCATATAGAATTAGGCTATGCCTTCCGTTCCACGTTCACGGAGGACATTGCTTTTTTTCTATTATAGAAAATCTTTATAGTCACTTGATTAAAACACAGTTAAATCGGGAAGAATCGAGAAAGTTTACAATCGAACTCATATAATGGAGTAGACAAATGCATGATTTTATGTTATAATAATTAATTGTAAATCTATTTATGGGACCGGTCAATGAAATGAAACTAGAATTTACCAACCGCATACTAAAAAATGAATATTATCAGGATCAGCTCCACATATTGTGTGAGCTTGAAAAAGACAGGATCTTCTGTCGTCACAATATTGAGCATTTTCTTAATGTTGCCCGAATAGCAATGATACTTTGCGGACGCAAACGCATCAAGATCTCTGCTGACATTATCTATTCGGCTGCACTTTTACATGATATCGGAAGAGTGCAGGAGTATACCGAGGGCATTGAACATGATGTGGCAAGTCAGTCAACAGCTGCTAAGATTCTCGACAGCATAGAATGTCCGCGTGATATACGCGAAAAGATCATCCGTCTTATTGCAAGCCATCGTAATACGAAAGCAGATCCCGATACACCTGAAGCTATGTTCAATAAGGCAGACAAGCTCTCACGGAACTGCTTTGAATGTAATGCCAGGTCGCTGTGTAAATGGCAGAAAGATAAAATGAATTTGGAAATAGAGGTATAATTATGAAAATCGGCAACAGAGAATTTGATACTGAAAACGAATGCTATATTATGGGCATACTCAATGTGACACCTGACTCTTTTTCAGACGGAGGTAAATTCAATAACATAGACAGTGCCCTTTCTCATGCAGAGGCAATGATATCAGAGGGTGTTGATATCATTGATGTCGGAGGAGAATCCACAAGACCGGGGTTTACACGTATCAGTGACGATGAGGAGATAAGCAGGATCGTACCTGTAATTGAAGCTTTAAAGGAAAGATTCGATGTTCCTGTTTCAATTGACACATACAAATATAAAGTCGCTTCAGCGGCAGCAGAAGCCGGTGCAGATCTTTTCAATGATATTTACGGGCTTAAATACGACAATGGCGAAATGGCTGCATTTATTGCAAAAAGCGGTCTGCCTTGCTGCCTGATGCATAACAGGAATAATATGGACTACGTCTGCTTTATGGACGATCTTATAAATGATATGCGAGAAACAGTCGATATTGCTAAAAAAGCCGGTATCACCGACGATTCCATTATTCTTGATCCGGGTGTTGGATTTGCAAAGTCCTTGGAAAACAATCTTGAAGCTATCGACCGTCTGGATATGCTTAAAAATGAACTGGGATATCCAGTACTGCTCGGTACCTCCAGAAAATCAGTGATAGGCCTTACTCTTGATCTACCAAGTGATCAGCGTGTTGAGGGAACTATTGCAACAACTGTTATCGGAGTTATGCGAGGTGCTGCGTTTGTACGTGTTCACGACGTCAAAGAAAACCTAAGGGCGGTTAAAATGACACAGGCTATAATGAGAGGTTACAAACGTGGATAAGATATGTATTGAAGAACTGAGAATATTTGCGCATCACGGAGTATTTGAACATGAAAATATAAACGGACAGAATTTCTATGTCAACTCCGCGCTGTATGTAGATACAGAAAAAGCCGGGATGAACGATGATCTGGAAAGCTCCGTGGATTACAGCAAAGTATGCGAACTTCTTGAAAAGGTAATGACAGAAAATACCTTCAAGCTGATTGAAACTGTCGCACAGAAAGCCGCTGAAACTATTCTCATGGAATATCCGATCGTCAGTGCTGTTGATTTGGAGATACGCAAACCTGAAGCTCCTATAGATATGGATTTCAGCTCAGTATCAGTTAAGATACACAGAGGATGGCATAGAGTTCTTCTCTCTCTCGGGTCAAATATGGGTGACAGCAGGGGATACCTTGAAAATGCTTTTGAAAAGCTGCGTGAGTGTCCTTATATACGAAATGTAAAATGCTCCGAGCTTATTATAACCAAGCCTTATGGTTATACAGAACAAGCTGATTTTGTTAATGGTGCAGTGATATGTGAGACAATGCTCAGCCCTCACGGATTGCTTGAATTGACGCAGTCCTTAGAAAATTCAGCTGACCGCAGACGTGAGATACACTGGGGACCGCGCACCCTTGATGTGGATATTGTGTTCTATGACGATGAAGTTATATCTGATCCTGATCTGATAATACCGCATCCTGATATGCATAACCGTGAATTTGTACTCGCACCGGCAGCTGAGATAGCATCCTATTACCGCCACCCAATATCAGGTAAAACAGTTTCACAGCTCCTTGCTGAGTTGGCAAAACAATGATATGCATTATCGCGGCAGTAGCCGCTAACGGTATAATTGGCTCAAATGGAGGTATCCCCTGGGATATTCCTGAAGACAGACATTATTTCAGAAATATCACTGAGGATGGTGTCTTGATTATGGGCAGACGTACCTATGAGAGCATCGGCAGACCGCTGCCCGGAAGGTACAATATTGTTATTTCACGCAATACAGACTACACAGGCAGTATGCTCAGAACAGTAGCGAACCTTGAAGAGGCTATCAAAGCAGCAGAAAGATATGTTCAACGCAAAAGGAAAGGGGATATATTCCTCTGTGGAGGTGCTGAGATATACCGTCAGGGACTTGCTTTTACGAAAAAATTGTATCTGACCGAACTTTATGACGAATATGAAGGCGATGTGTATTTCCCAGAGTTCAATCGTGACGAGTTCGGCTGTGTGAGCTGTGATGAACACCATGAGCTCGGACTACGGTTTTGTGTCTATGAGCGTTTAAATAAATAGTATACAGCGGCTAATTTACACAACTTGTTGATATGTGTAAATAGTAAAATTCTATAATTTATATTAAACGTCTCTTCATCGAGGCGTTTTTTTCAATTAAATATTACTATTATGAAGCAGGAAATTAAGTTTATATTTCAAAAGAACACTCCGACAAGCAGGAAGACTGTTGGAGTTTTTTGTTATACTCAAATCTTCCTGTGTAAAATAGTGAATACAAGAGGAGCATATATTAATCAAAAAATATAAATATCATATATATTCAAGTTTTTGGGATATATGAGCGTATATATGAACAAAAAACGAAGATTTTAGAAAAATAATCATCAAACATCACTGAATTATTTTTACAATCTTAGCTAATTTTAGCATAGCTGACGAAACCATTGGATTTTAAGATTTTTACTTTACTTTTCAGAGAAAAAATGGTATTATAAATTAAAGATATGTCATTTATGGATACGAAAATGGATATTTCAGTTCTGATATGCTGGTTTATATACTGATTCAATTTTCGTATTAATACAATGAACTGCATTAATTACCGTACTTGTGTTATATAATTGTCTGGAGACTGAGAAATGTATAAAAGAGTTTTTTTATTTAATGGTATTGGTCCAAGCTATGAAAAACTGCTTGCAAAACTAACACCTGAACTTATGGATAAATATTCATACTATTACGAAACCGCCTGTTCAAGACTTGGACTTAATAAGGATATCGGAAAAAATCTGGGATATGACTCAAAGATAGCGCAGTGGCTAGTACCATTTGTTTGTGACAGAGTGATATATGAGTACTGCATCAGCAAAGGCATAACTCCTGATATCGGCATTGGTTACAGTTCCGGCATAGTAAGTGCAAGTGCCTGCTTCAATGCGATACCTCATGAGGCTGCATGGGATATAGTTAAATCTCACAGGTCTATGCTAATTGCGTTGGACGATGCTCATGAGGAGCTTGATACCGGAATAATCGTAGGATTCTCTTATGATGACCTTTCAGAACTGCTCAACAAGGAATTCTCACCTGACGATCTTGTTATCGGCAGCGGTAACTCTACATTCCACGCTATGATTAGCGGTAAAGCAAGCGCGGTCGAAAAGGCTATAGAAATCTGCACCAACGAAGGAGCACTGAAAGCTTTCCGCCTGAATACCGGCACAGCTTTCCACCATTCAATAATGAAGAAGTATTCACTGGAATACATCAAGTACTGTAATGACCTGAAATACAATGATCCTGATTATCCGATGATGTCTGTTTTCGATTTAACCGTACTGACTACAGCCGAGCAGGTGGCTCGTGAAAATCAGCTTAATGTGTATACGCAGATGCGATGGGATCTTGCACTGAAAGAACTGGAAAAGCTTGGAGTGACAGAGTTTTTCGACATAAGTGCGAACGGTTCGCTCAGTAAACTGTCAAGAGTTGGCAGAAAGTGTAAAATGTACACTTTCGATGATATATGTTCATAATCAGAATTTGTATCTGCGTATAATTGCAGCTAGGTTTGTTAAATATTTATCAATTTAGCACAGTAAGATCTTTACTGTACTAAAAAGCTGTCGGGTGTGGCTTTCAGTTTTCAATGGAAAGCTCTGAAGGCTGAAAGCTGTACCTAACAGCTATAAAGCTTTATTTGGAGGTAAACATAATGAGAGAAATTACAAATGAGATCAAAGCTGAGATCAAGGACATGATATTTGATTATTATGCAGAGGAATGCGAAGTTGACAAAACATCCATAAATGAAAATACCAATCTTCAGGATGACCTGGAAAGCGATTCCCTGATGCTGGTAGAGCTGATCGAGATGACCGCTGATAAGTTCGACATGGACATAAAGTTACAGAGTATCGGTAAATATATGCTGAAAACACCCATGAACACCATGAGTGACGTTATTGATATGTTCTGCAAAGTATATCAGTACGGTAATGATATCGTTGATCAGTAAGAGGATAAGCAGTGAAATCAGTTTTATCAGAGATACATTCCGAAGGCAGTATTGCAGTGCTCACCATCGAAAACGGTCCGAAAAACCTGATATCCGAACCGGAATTCATCGAGCGTGAGAAGCTGATAGCGTGGCTGGAGGAGAATCCACAGACTAAGGCACTGATCATAACAGGGAATGGAAAGCATTTCTCGCACGGTGCCGATGTTTCGCTATTTGATGCGGATAATGTAAATAGCATTTCTGACAAGCTCAAAAAGGGCAGGGAACTGCTGAACACAATCGAGCACCTGCCTATATTAACTGTAGCAGCTGTTAACGGAGGCTGCTTCGGCGGCGGACTTGAAATTGCAATGAGTTGTCAGTTTCGTATTGCCTCATCCAAAGCGCGTATGGGACTTACTGAGGTCATGCATGGAGTAGTTCCGGGCATGGGTGGAATGGAACGACTTTCCCGTATTGTTGGCAGGGATAAGGCTCTGCAAATGATATTGCAGGGCGAAATGCTATCAGCTGATAAGGCGTTCTCTATCGGACTTGTTACAAAAGTAACCGAGGAAAAGGACGCTCTCCCCGAGGCACTGAGATTTGCTGAGGATATTGTATCATCAGCAAGCATAACCGTGATAAATTCGGTAATAAATACGTTGAACAGGGCTGTTGACGGTGATGCTGATCCTTCATCCGGTGCTTTTGAAGCGGCACTTGAGGAGGCTTTCAGAAAATGAGAAAATGTGTATACAACTTGACAGTCAGAGGTTATGAACTTGACTCTTTTGGTCATGTGAACAATGCAGTTTATTTACAGTACGCAGAAGCCGCACTCTGGAACTTTTTCAAAATAAACCAACTTATGGAGTATACTCTTGACAGGGGTATATTCCCTGTGCTTATGGAGTGTTCGCAGAGGTATATACACGAATTGAAACTGCTTGATGAGGTGCGTATTGAATCTGAGTTTACAGCCAAGGGTGAAATGATGCTCTACAAGCACAACATAATTAACAACACCACGGGTCTGATATCCTGTAAAATAAAGGGCAGACTTATTTTCGTAAACCATGAGCGAGTGATCCACAGTATCCCTGATGAAGTCAAGGAAATATTAGAAAGTGAGACAAATGAAGATCATAATAAATGAATTATATACAGAAGTTAGCGATGTTGATTTGCTTTCAGAACTTATATGCGCAGAACCAGGTGAGCCGTGCCTGCTCATTATCCATGATAATGGAAATATGCAGATAGGAGACGAAGCGAAGGTTTGCGATTTTTTCGCTGATCTGCCGTATATCACAGCGCTTGCTTCTGATGACCCTGATGCAGATATAGCTAAATACTTCGATATAGTTATACCTGCCGAGAATGCTGACAAATACGCAGAAATCTTGTTCAAGGAAAAGACTGAATTTCAGATCAGGGAAATAACAAGTTGCTTCGTAACTGCAAGAAACGGCTCCAGAAATGATATTCTTGATGCTGAATCAAGGTCATTTTACCGACTTATAAAACAGATCAGCAGGAGGTGAGCATTATGGGTGATATCCTGCTTAATAAAGAAAACGATATACTCACAGTTGTGATGAATGCACCAAAAAATAACCTTATGACTACTCAGTTCCACAAGGAATTTGAGGCTGTTATGGAAAAAGTACGTGTGATTGCAAAGAGTGACAGTATAAGAGGTATGATAATATACGGCGGTGGAAGACATTTCTGTGTCGGTGCTGATGTTGATGCCCTTATGGAACGCTCAGCTTCGGAAGTATACGACGATACTTCCGGAGATCTTCCCGAAAGTCACATTGAGGAGAAGCATCACTTCACATTTCTGCGTGACCTTCCATTCCCGGTGATAAGCGTAGTTACAGGATTCTGTATAGGCTCAGGCAGCGAGATCGCTCTCAATTGTCACTACAGGATCGTCGAGAAGGGCGCACGTATAGGTCAGCCTGAATCTACTTTCGGCATACTTCCCGGACTTGGAGGAATTGCCGGGACTATCGAACTTTGTGGTATGAAGAACGCCTATGAGCTTGTTATGACAGGAAGACTTTTCCCTTCTGAGGAGGCTTGCGAGCTCGGCTGGGGAGATATTCTCACCGATAAAAAGCATGGACTTGCTGAGGCATATTCATTGATAGACTTTATATCAGAAGAATACGGTGAATTCTCACCTGAAGACTACCGCAGATATATCAGATTATACAAGATCAGGGGTGACTGACATGAATATCGGAATTGCAGGGTACGGAAAAATGGGAAAAGACATTTTCTCCCTTTTCCTCGATAATCTGGATAATGCTGTATTTACTGTACTTGTCCGTTCCGGTGCAGAAGAGTATACTGCCTCTGTATTAAAGACTCTTGATAAACAGCTTCGACGGAAGAAACTGACTCAGGATGAATACAAATCTAAGAAAGCTGCCTTCAGATTTACTTGTGACCCTGCTGACTTTAAAGACTGTGATGCAGTGATCGAGACTATTTCTGAGAAACTTGAGTCTAAAAATTCGCTTTTCAGAAATATTGCAGATATAGTTTCTGATAATTGCCTGCTTATGACAAATACTTCGTCGCTGAATATAGAGAACGTTTTCACGGGCGTTTCAGGCACTCAGCGCTGCATGGGTATGCACTTTTTCTACCCTGTCAAACTTGCAGAATTCGTAGAACTTAACCTTATGGATAATACTTCCGAAGAAGCTCTGCAACTGGCAGAAAACCTTGTGCATGACTGCGGACGCAGGAGTATTCGTTTTCGCGGGAATTATCATTTGTATCTTAATCAGATACTTTCTGCTATGGTATCACATGGCATATATCTTTGTGATTTTTTAAACACTTCTATTCCGGATCTTTCAGCTTCTTTGGAAAAGATGTATTCCGTCGCTGGTGTATTCGATATACTTGACAGCGTTGGACTTGGACTTATGGCTGAAAATCAGACAAATTTCCGATTGGAACGCAATAAGCAGCTTCTGGAATATGGCTGTGATCAAATGAAGTACTGGCTGAGTCAGGGCTGTGCGGATAGTCCGCGTAGTTTCATTGACTTTATCAAGTGTCAGGAGCAGGAGAGCGATAATGTAGAAAACTGTGACGATGCTCCTATTTATATGGCTGCATTTATCCTTGCTGAAACATCTTTCGCGCTTGAAGAATCTTGTATCAATCCTGATATTCTCCTTGAAGGTGTAAGATGTACTCTCGGCACAGTTGATACACTACCGGAAATGTACAGAAAATATGGTGCAGAAAAGCTCATGTCTGCACTCGATGAACTCTATGAAAAGAGCGGATTTTCGTCTTACAGATACGATCCTGATCTATTTGATAAATATTATACGTGATCCCGCAGG
Encoded proteins:
- a CDS encoding enoyl-CoA hydratase/isomerase family protein; translated protein: MKSVLSEIHSEGSIAVLTIENGPKNLISEPEFIEREKLIAWLEENPQTKALIITGNGKHFSHGADVSLFDADNVNSISDKLKKGRELLNTIEHLPILTVAAVNGGCFGGGLEIAMSCQFRIASSKARMGLTEVMHGVVPGMGGMERLSRIVGRDKALQMILQGEMLSADKAFSIGLVTKVTEEKDALPEALRFAEDIVSSASITVINSVINTLNRAVDGDADPSSGAFEAALEEAFRK
- a CDS encoding acyl-CoA thioesterase — translated: MRKCVYNLTVRGYELDSFGHVNNAVYLQYAEAALWNFFKINQLMEYTLDRGIFPVLMECSQRYIHELKLLDEVRIESEFTAKGEMMLYKHNIINNTTGLISCKIKGRLIFVNHERVIHSIPDEVKEILESETNEDHNK
- a CDS encoding enoyl-CoA hydratase/isomerase family protein; translated protein: MGDILLNKENDILTVVMNAPKNNLMTTQFHKEFEAVMEKVRVIAKSDSIRGMIIYGGGRHFCVGADVDALMERSASEVYDDTSGDLPESHIEEKHHFTFLRDLPFPVISVVTGFCIGSGSEIALNCHYRIVEKGARIGQPESTFGILPGLGGIAGTIELCGMKNAYELVMTGRLFPSEEACELGWGDILTDKKHGLAEAYSLIDFISEEYGEFSPEDYRRYIRLYKIRGD
- a CDS encoding 3-hydroxyacyl-CoA dehydrogenase NAD-binding domain-containing protein; this encodes MNIGIAGYGKMGKDIFSLFLDNLDNAVFTVLVRSGAEEYTASVLKTLDKQLRRKKLTQDEYKSKKAAFRFTCDPADFKDCDAVIETISEKLESKNSLFRNIADIVSDNCLLMTNTSSLNIENVFTGVSGTQRCMGMHFFYPVKLAEFVELNLMDNTSEEALQLAENLVHDCGRRSIRFRGNYHLYLNQILSAMVSHGIYLCDFLNTSIPDLSASLEKMYSVAGVFDILDSVGLGLMAENQTNFRLERNKQLLEYGCDQMKYWLSQGCADSPRSFIDFIKCQEQESDNVENCDDAPIYMAAFILAETSFALEESCINPDILLEGVRCTLGTVDTLPEMYRKYGAEKLMSALDELYEKSGFSSYRYDPDLFDKYYT